A region of Corynebacterium glucuronolyticum DSM 44120 DNA encodes the following proteins:
- a CDS encoding DUF3618 domain-containing protein — protein MARDIHDIERDIARHREELARTLDKLVEEASPKKAGQQFASLAQAKVKNEDFQKKILLGVAALGVVIVATVVTKRRDKKQVEKLRSLIQARREALR, from the coding sequence ATGGCACGAGACATTCACGATATTGAGCGCGACATTGCCCGTCACCGCGAAGAACTAGCCCGCACGCTGGACAAGCTGGTCGAGGAGGCCTCACCGAAGAAGGCCGGCCAGCAGTTTGCATCGCTTGCGCAGGCGAAGGTGAAAAACGAGGACTTCCAGAAGAAGATCCTCCTGGGGGTGGCGGCTCTCGGTGTCGTTATCGTCGCCACGGTGGTGACGAAGAGGCGCGATAAGAAGCAGGTGGAAAAGCTCCGGTCGCTCATCCAAGCGCGCCGTGAAGCGCTGAGGTGA
- a CDS encoding gluconate:H+ symporter — translation MPLALAEAATTSASQLVIAALVGIATIVLLITVAKTHAFLALLAGSFVMAIVAGTPLLDAFDSFTDGLGSTVGGVGVLIVFGSMIGTLLVRSGGADQIVDSIISHTPKAKLAWAMALIAMIIGLPLFFEVGVVLLIPVVMLMAKRTGLSPILLGVPALAGLSTLHCFVPPHPGPLIAIDTLGANLGITLAFGIIIGIPVLILSGPVLGTFASRWVPIGPNLTIGADQEPVPEEERPSFATSVAIVAIPVVLMLVQAIFEIFAIEIPVVTTLVHFFGKPLMALLSAIIYGMFALGTRGGRGFRGANKLIGEAFAPIAGILLIVGAGGGFKQTLVDSGIATVLGEWLAAQPISPLLAGWLIAVFIRLATGSATVATITAAGLAAPLAEGLSSPELALMVLAVGAGSNFLSHVNDAGFWLIKEYFGMTVGQTFKTWSLITTLISVFGLVFVLLLSLVF, via the coding sequence GTGCCCCTCGCACTCGCAGAGGCGGCCACAACCAGCGCAAGCCAGCTGGTCATCGCCGCCCTGGTGGGCATCGCCACCATTGTTTTACTCATTACCGTCGCCAAAACGCACGCATTCCTCGCGCTGCTGGCGGGCTCGTTCGTCATGGCAATTGTCGCAGGCACTCCCCTTTTGGATGCCTTCGACTCTTTCACCGACGGTCTCGGCTCCACCGTGGGTGGTGTCGGCGTCCTCATTGTCTTCGGCTCCATGATCGGCACACTGCTCGTTCGCTCGGGTGGCGCGGACCAGATCGTCGATTCGATCATCTCGCACACACCCAAGGCCAAGCTCGCCTGGGCGATGGCGCTCATCGCGATGATCATCGGCTTACCATTGTTCTTTGAGGTCGGTGTCGTGCTGCTCATCCCGGTGGTCATGCTCATGGCTAAGAGGACCGGCTTATCCCCCATCCTCCTCGGGGTGCCGGCGCTCGCCGGACTGTCCACGTTGCACTGCTTCGTGCCGCCGCACCCCGGTCCGCTCATCGCCATCGATACGCTCGGCGCGAACCTGGGTATCACCCTCGCGTTCGGCATTATCATCGGCATCCCCGTGCTCATCCTTTCCGGGCCAGTGCTTGGCACTTTTGCTTCCCGCTGGGTGCCGATCGGCCCGAACCTCACCATCGGCGCGGATCAGGAGCCGGTTCCGGAGGAGGAACGCCCCAGTTTCGCCACCTCCGTTGCTATTGTGGCGATCCCCGTTGTGTTGATGCTGGTGCAGGCTATCTTTGAGATTTTCGCCATTGAGATTCCCGTTGTCACCACCCTCGTACACTTCTTTGGCAAGCCCCTCATGGCACTGTTATCCGCCATCATCTACGGCATGTTTGCACTGGGAACGCGCGGTGGGCGCGGGTTCCGCGGTGCCAATAAGCTCATCGGCGAGGCCTTCGCCCCAATCGCGGGCATTCTCCTCATCGTGGGCGCAGGTGGCGGGTTCAAGCAAACGCTCGTGGATTCGGGCATCGCCACCGTTCTCGGCGAGTGGCTAGCTGCCCAGCCGATTTCTCCGCTTCTTGCTGGCTGGCTCATCGCAGTGTTCATCCGCCTGGCTACGGGTTCCGCAACCGTCGCGACGATCACCGCGGCAGGCTTGGCGGCACCGCTTGCGGAGGGGCTCAGTTCCCCCGAGCTCGCCCTCATGGTGCTTGCTGTCGGTGCGGGGTCAAACTTCCTCTCGCACGTCAACGATGCGGGTTTCTGGCTTATCAAGGAGTATTTCGGAATGACCGTCGGCCAGACGTTCAAGACGTGGTCGCTTATCACCACGCTTATCTCCGTCTTCGGCCTCGTCTTTGTCCTTCTTCTCAGCCTCGTGTTCTAG
- a CDS encoding DUF3817 domain-containing protein yields the protein MTETTKKIHPGRKKRVAKALRFYSIAAWVTGVWLLVLVTRMICDYGFGVEIPAWASAIGPLHGLFYIIYLVATVNLTTQARWDLTKAFLTALAGTIPFLSFVAEHYRRKEVTEKFELNA from the coding sequence ATGACGGAGACGACTAAGAAGATTCACCCGGGGAGGAAGAAACGTGTAGCCAAGGCGCTGCGCTTCTATTCCATCGCCGCGTGGGTGACGGGTGTGTGGCTCCTCGTCCTTGTTACGCGCATGATCTGCGATTACGGCTTTGGCGTGGAGATTCCGGCCTGGGCCTCGGCGATCGGCCCGCTCCACGGCCTGTTCTACATCATTTACCTCGTGGCTACGGTGAACCTCACCACGCAGGCACGGTGGGATCTCACCAAGGCGTTCCTCACCGCGCTTGCGGGCACGATTCCGTTCCTGTCCTTCGTGGCGGAGCATTACCGCCGCAAGGAAGTTACTGAGAAATTTGAGCTAAACGCGTAG
- the rdgB gene encoding RdgB/HAM1 family non-canonical purine NTP pyrophosphatase: MILLASHNAAKAAELKRLTGLEVVTPDYPEPVEDGLSFKENALIKARAGAKATGLVTLADDSGLTVEALNGMPGILSARWSGTHGDDEANNKLLLAQLTDLPREAAFVCCVALVTPDGEEYVEECHWEGTIATEPRGENGFGYDPIFIPHDGNGKTSAELTAEEKDRLSHRGQAMRKIATRLAQISQ, from the coding sequence GTGATCCTCCTTGCCAGCCACAACGCGGCTAAAGCCGCAGAATTGAAGAGACTCACCGGCCTCGAGGTCGTCACCCCCGATTACCCCGAGCCCGTCGAGGACGGCCTGAGCTTTAAAGAAAACGCCCTCATCAAAGCCCGCGCCGGTGCCAAGGCCACCGGCCTTGTCACGCTTGCCGACGACTCCGGCCTCACCGTCGAAGCCCTAAACGGCATGCCGGGGATCCTCTCCGCCCGCTGGTCAGGCACCCACGGCGACGACGAAGCCAACAACAAGCTCCTCCTCGCCCAGCTCACCGACCTCCCCCGCGAGGCGGCGTTCGTCTGCTGTGTGGCACTTGTCACCCCCGACGGCGAGGAATACGTGGAGGAATGCCACTGGGAGGGCACCATCGCCACCGAGCCCCGCGGCGAGAACGGCTTCGGCTACGACCCGATTTTCATCCCCCACGACGGAAACGGAAAAACCTCCGCCGAATTGACGGCGGAGGAAAAAGACCGACTGTCCCACAGGGGCCAAGCGATGCGAAAGATCGCTACGCGTTTAGCTCAAATTTCTCAGTAA
- the rph gene encoding ribonuclease PH yields the protein MSETFTRADGRATDELREVKITRNFTTNPAGSVLVEFGRTRVMCTASVQEGVPRFKKDSGEGWLTAEYAMLPAATNERNPRESVKGKVKGRTQEISRLVGRSLRAAIDLTKLGEYTIALDCDVLQADGGTRTASITGAYVALADALASIDKTDALLPPVAAISVGLIDGHPCLDLPYEEDSRAEVDMNIIMKENGTFVEIQGTGEHGDFSREQLGTLLDLGEKGCRELVEKQKKALA from the coding sequence ATGAGTGAAACCTTTACCCGCGCGGATGGCCGCGCAACTGACGAGCTTCGAGAAGTAAAAATCACCCGCAACTTCACCACGAACCCGGCTGGGTCCGTACTGGTGGAGTTCGGTCGTACCCGGGTCATGTGTACGGCGAGCGTGCAGGAGGGCGTGCCCCGGTTCAAGAAGGATTCGGGCGAGGGGTGGCTGACGGCCGAGTACGCCATGCTCCCGGCCGCCACCAACGAGCGCAATCCGCGTGAGTCTGTCAAGGGCAAAGTTAAGGGGCGGACGCAGGAGATCTCCCGCCTCGTCGGCCGGTCCCTGCGGGCAGCGATCGACCTCACCAAACTGGGGGAGTACACCATTGCGCTGGACTGCGATGTCCTGCAGGCAGACGGTGGCACGCGCACGGCCTCCATCACGGGTGCGTACGTTGCGCTCGCTGATGCGCTGGCCTCCATCGACAAGACGGATGCGCTGCTCCCACCCGTCGCCGCTATCTCCGTGGGGCTTATCGACGGCCACCCGTGCCTCGACCTCCCGTACGAGGAGGACTCCCGCGCCGAGGTGGACATGAATATCATCATGAAGGAAAACGGCACGTTCGTGGAGATCCAGGGCACCGGCGAGCACGGTGACTTCTCCCGAGAGCAGCTGGGAACCCTCCTGGATCTTGGTGAAAAGGGCTGCCGGGAGCTCGTCGAAAAGCAAAAAAAGGCCCTCGCGTGA
- a CDS encoding MBL fold metallo-hydrolase: MKLTILGCTGSVGSAVGPSSGYLLQDGERPAIVMDIGSGVMAELERRINPAEAHVLFSHLHSDHCADFPSLLVWRRFHPTHKAEGRHLLFGPPETPGRMGRLISDDPEGIDDITDTFAFGPWHVGTKEIVEGFTVEPFHAIHPIDAYALRLTHRHSGTVLAYSGDSSATDDLVECARDADLFICEATWGASSAGQPADMHMSGGEAGDIARRASAKRLLITHIPPWGDREGAVSAAKAEFPGEVLVARPGLSLEL; this comes from the coding sequence ATGAAGCTGACGATCCTTGGGTGTACTGGTTCCGTGGGAAGCGCGGTGGGTCCGTCTTCCGGCTATCTTCTCCAGGACGGGGAGCGCCCGGCCATCGTCATGGATATCGGCTCCGGTGTCATGGCGGAGCTTGAGCGCCGCATCAACCCCGCGGAGGCGCACGTCCTGTTTAGTCACCTGCACTCGGATCACTGCGCCGATTTCCCCAGCCTCCTGGTATGGCGGCGTTTCCACCCCACGCACAAGGCCGAGGGGCGGCATCTCTTGTTCGGCCCGCCGGAAACCCCGGGGCGCATGGGTAGGCTGATTAGCGATGACCCCGAGGGCATCGATGACATCACGGATACGTTCGCGTTCGGGCCGTGGCACGTGGGAACGAAGGAGATCGTCGAGGGCTTCACCGTCGAACCGTTCCATGCCATCCACCCCATTGATGCCTACGCACTGCGTCTCACGCACCGCCATTCGGGTACGGTTCTTGCCTACTCGGGTGACTCCTCCGCCACCGATGATCTCGTTGAGTGCGCACGCGATGCGGACCTGTTTATCTGCGAGGCAACATGGGGCGCGTCGAGCGCCGGACAGCCCGCAGACATGCACATGTCCGGCGGTGAGGCGGGCGATATTGCGCGCCGGGCCAGTGCGAAGCGTCTGCTTATCACCCATATTCCGCCGTGGGGTGACCGCGAGGGTGCGGTCAGTGCTGCGAAGGCGGAGTTCCCCGGGGAGGTGCTCGTCGCGCGTCCCGGGTTAAGCTTGGAGCTATGA